One Tamlana carrageenivorans genomic region harbors:
- a CDS encoding SusE domain-containing protein — translation MKTLYKNIICFFLAVVTLVACETEDNLQPEGLWELSNPAITSPENDATIILNQNTPDELITFNWDAAESSAGYIVTYKVLIDTLGTTAFDNPLLIFVSGNGGKDLSASVSHETLDEALSIAGYPANSNAELSWAVQASSINKQSTDIQKITVKRFENEIIPDQLFLSGNAVENNNNIAEAIPLKRLNNADGDPSNIHEIYTSLTAGKTFKLYSEQSLPAHVYGGGANDGELVKSGTAISVSEDGAYRIRIDLDNNTYSILKIERWNVKGSPIVGGWGSDEPLEYIGGGVWQATMDFVDTGGFLFRADVNDGGYWDYLMKRVTGTTNQVIMESDAASQGVTYEDVPGEIKGSVIVTLDLSASSYTYNIEKDPNASEPIDTPDSLFLFVNGNMATELTKDGDVFKTDAHFALQNGDMVALNTSADGSGTSYTMFANIGATDATDDAKVMMSSDLSEESGDISVERDQAYAFAIDFANAKFQWSYYNLFLFHWDEINQDWDGRNEYLLTYEHPFKFTSTVALKANFDMKFFSPWDNDFGGDDPSALSGGMTNGGGSNIRNIVTDGNYLVNVEVTNNYTTGTYEFTQP, via the coding sequence ATGAAAACACTATATAAAAACATTATTTGCTTTTTTTTAGCAGTTGTTACTTTAGTAGCCTGCGAAACAGAAGACAACTTACAACCTGAAGGACTATGGGAGTTAAGTAACCCTGCCATAACTTCACCCGAAAATGATGCTACAATCATTTTAAACCAAAATACACCTGATGAGTTGATAACATTTAATTGGGATGCTGCCGAATCATCAGCAGGATACATTGTTACTTACAAGGTCCTTATTGACACCTTAGGAACAACTGCGTTTGATAACCCTTTGTTAATTTTTGTTTCAGGAAATGGAGGTAAAGATTTATCTGCCTCCGTTTCTCATGAAACTTTAGACGAAGCTTTATCTATAGCCGGCTACCCTGCGAATAGTAATGCCGAACTATCTTGGGCGGTTCAAGCAAGTAGCATTAATAAACAATCTACAGACATTCAAAAAATAACCGTTAAAAGGTTTGAGAATGAAATTATTCCTGATCAATTATTTTTATCGGGTAATGCTGTAGAAAACAATAATAATATCGCTGAAGCTATTCCTCTAAAAAGACTAAATAATGCTGATGGGGACCCTTCAAATATCCATGAAATTTATACCAGTTTAACAGCCGGTAAAACTTTTAAATTATACAGCGAACAATCTTTACCTGCTCATGTTTACGGAGGCGGCGCTAACGATGGTGAACTGGTAAAATCTGGAACAGCAATCTCGGTAAGCGAAGATGGTGCATACCGAATTCGAATAGATTTAGACAACAACACCTACTCCATACTTAAAATAGAACGTTGGAATGTGAAAGGTAGCCCAATTGTTGGTGGATGGGGTAGCGATGAACCTCTGGAATACATTGGAGGCGGCGTATGGCAAGCGACCATGGACTTTGTAGACACAGGCGGATTTTTATTCCGTGCCGATGTTAACGACGGTGGCTACTGGGATTACCTAATGAAACGTGTTACAGGGACTACCAACCAAGTTATTATGGAATCTGATGCCGCAAGTCAAGGCGTAACTTATGAAGATGTGCCTGGAGAAATTAAAGGCAGTGTTATAGTTACTCTAGATTTATCAGCCAGCTCCTATACCTACAACATTGAAAAAGATCCTAATGCATCAGAACCAATTGATACGCCCGACAGCTTATTTTTATTCGTAAACGGCAATATGGCTACCGAGTTAACCAAAGATGGCGATGTATTTAAAACCGACGCGCATTTCGCCCTACAAAACGGGGATATGGTTGCTTTAAATACCTCAGCCGATGGCTCAGGAACAAGCTATACCATGTTTGCCAATATTGGTGCTACCGATGCTACCGATGATGCCAAAGTTATGATGAGTTCAGATTTAAGTGAAGAATCAGGCGATATTTCAGTTGAAAGAGACCAAGCCTATGCCTTTGCTATCGATTTTGCTAATGCTAAATTTCAATGGAGCTACTACAATCTTTTCTTATTTCACTGGGATGAAATCAATCAAGATTGGGATGGCAGAAACGAGTATTTATTAACTTATGAACACCCATTTAAATTTACGAGTACCGTTGCTTTAAAAGCAAATTTCGATATGAAGTTTTTCTCACCTTGGGATAACGATTTTGGAGGCGACGACCCTTCAGCTTTATCTGGAGGCATGACTAACGGCGGCGGCTCTAACATTAGAAACATTGTAACAGACGGCAATTACCTAGTTAACGTTGAAGTTACAAACAACTACACCACAGGAACCTACGAATTCACTCAACCCTAA
- a CDS encoding glycoside hydrolase family 30 protein: MNLKILKKSFISAALIASFFGCQSCQKDDDVSGQITPPTTPETVDVDFYLTKADQSVLFKKQDAGVSAYKENSNFTINVSSSKTYQEIDGFGYSLTGGSALHINNLSSANKSNLLNDLFKWDGENIGVSYLRISIGASDLDAAPFSYNDLPAGETDVAMTKFSIAKDKENLIPVLKAILAINPNIKIMGSPWSPPTWMKTNQSFKGGSLKPEYYDAYALYFVKYVEAMAAEGITIDAVTVQNEPLHPGNNPSLLMEAADQAVFVKNHLGPAFETAGIPTKIIIYDHNADRTDYPISILNDPDAKKYIDGSAFHLYGGSIDKLSLVHNAHPDKNLYFTEQWVGVNETFDNNLKWHARELIIGATRNWCKTVLEWNLAADSNLEPHTDGGCTECLGALTIDGNTVKKNVAYYIIAHASKFVRPGSKRIESNYASNLPNVAFKTPDGKIVVIVLNNTDTKKTFNINASDEPVTTSLDAGALGTFIW; encoded by the coding sequence ATGAATTTAAAAATCTTAAAAAAAAGCTTCATTTCAGCAGCATTAATAGCATCATTTTTTGGTTGTCAAAGTTGTCAAAAAGACGACGACGTTTCCGGCCAAATTACCCCACCAACAACACCAGAAACTGTAGATGTAGATTTTTATCTTACAAAAGCAGACCAATCGGTTTTATTCAAAAAACAGGATGCTGGAGTTTCAGCTTATAAGGAAAATTCAAATTTCACCATTAACGTTTCTAGCAGTAAAACGTATCAAGAAATCGATGGTTTTGGCTATTCATTAACTGGCGGAAGTGCGTTACACATTAACAACTTATCTTCAGCCAATAAAAGCAACCTATTAAACGATCTTTTTAAATGGGATGGCGAAAATATTGGTGTTAGCTATTTAAGAATAAGCATAGGTGCATCAGATTTAGATGCCGCACCATTTTCATACAACGATTTGCCAGCAGGCGAAACAGATGTTGCTATGACCAAATTTTCAATAGCAAAAGACAAAGAAAATTTAATCCCTGTTCTTAAAGCGATTTTAGCCATCAACCCAAACATTAAAATAATGGGCTCACCGTGGTCACCTCCAACTTGGATGAAAACCAACCAAAGCTTTAAGGGGGGCAGTTTAAAACCTGAATACTACGATGCCTATGCCTTATATTTTGTGAAATATGTTGAAGCTATGGCTGCCGAAGGTATTACTATTGATGCCGTTACTGTGCAAAATGAACCTTTACACCCTGGCAACAACCCGAGTTTATTAATGGAAGCTGCCGATCAGGCCGTTTTTGTTAAAAACCATTTAGGACCTGCATTTGAAACAGCAGGAATCCCTACAAAAATCATTATTTATGATCATAATGCCGATAGAACCGATTACCCAATTTCTATTCTAAATGATCCGGATGCCAAAAAATATATTGACGGTTCTGCCTTTCATTTATATGGTGGAAGTATCGATAAATTGAGCTTAGTACACAATGCGCACCCTGACAAAAACTTATATTTTACCGAGCAGTGGGTAGGGGTTAATGAAACCTTTGACAACAACTTAAAATGGCACGCCAGAGAACTCATAATTGGTGCAACAAGAAATTGGTGCAAAACTGTTTTGGAATGGAACCTTGCAGCAGATTCTAATTTAGAACCACACACCGATGGTGGTTGCACAGAATGTTTAGGCGCCTTAACCATTGATGGCAATACGGTTAAGAAAAACGTAGCGTATTACATCATTGCTCATGCTTCAAAATTTGTGAGACCAGGATCGAAAAGAATTGAATCTAATTATGCTTCCAACCTGCCTAACGTAGCTTTTAAAACACCAGATGGCAAAATAGTTGTCATTGTTTTAAATAATACAGACACTAAAAAAACTTTCAATATAAATGCTTCAGACGAACCTGTTACAACGTCACTTGACGCTGGGGCTCTAGGAACATTTATTTGGTAA
- a CDS encoding glycoside hydrolase family 30 protein, which yields MIFSKYNLLLLATIFLASCTDTKTKSTEIVDEKAPETSYNITSLKVYTTAENTNLKLSLTDEASFKPAKQPLETDISVFVNPKKSFQKFLGIGGAITDASAEVFAKLSADKQEELLQAYYGKNSINYNIIRTHIHSCDFSSKSYTYIEEGDTELKTFSIEKDKQFRIPMIKKAIALIKDDLVFYATPWSPPPFMKTNNDMLQGGKLRPEYYQTWADYFVKFIKAYEAEGIPVWGVTIQNEPMAKQRWESCIYTAEEERDFLKNNLGPTFEKAGFSDKNIVVWDHNRDLISQRANTIFEDPEAAKYAWGIGFHWYETWTGGDPKYENLANIKESFPTKNLLFTEGCQEAFSAEHYFRWSNAERYGNSMINDFNNGTVGWTDWNILLDETGGPNHVQNLCFAPIHADTRTNELIYTPSYYYIGHFSKFIKPNALRISTTTSRSTIESTTFKNENDEFVTVVMNKTNEAIAYKFIVENQEVSLNIPAHAIQSIVY from the coding sequence ATGATTTTTTCAAAATACAACCTCCTCCTTCTAGCTACTATTTTTTTGGCTTCTTGTACAGATACGAAAACCAAATCGACAGAAATAGTAGACGAAAAAGCTCCTGAAACAAGCTACAACATAACATCTTTAAAGGTTTATACCACAGCCGAAAACACCAATTTAAAATTGAGTTTAACTGATGAAGCTTCCTTTAAACCTGCAAAACAGCCCTTAGAAACGGATATTTCGGTGTTTGTAAATCCCAAAAAGAGTTTCCAGAAATTTTTAGGTATTGGTGGTGCCATAACCGATGCTTCAGCAGAAGTATTTGCAAAATTAAGCGCCGATAAACAAGAAGAGCTCTTACAGGCGTATTACGGCAAAAACAGCATTAATTACAACATTATTAGAACCCATATTCACAGCTGTGATTTTAGCTCAAAAAGCTATACCTATATTGAAGAAGGTGATACTGAATTAAAAACCTTCTCTATTGAAAAGGACAAACAATTTAGAATCCCAATGATTAAAAAAGCCATAGCTTTAATTAAAGATGATTTGGTTTTTTATGCAACACCATGGAGTCCACCACCATTTATGAAAACCAATAATGATATGTTACAAGGCGGGAAACTACGCCCAGAATACTATCAAACTTGGGCCGATTACTTTGTTAAATTCATTAAGGCTTATGAAGCTGAAGGTATTCCTGTTTGGGGGGTAACCATTCAAAACGAACCCATGGCGAAACAACGCTGGGAATCTTGTATCTATACAGCAGAAGAAGAACGCGACTTTTTAAAAAACAACTTAGGCCCAACATTTGAAAAGGCTGGTTTTAGCGATAAAAACATTGTGGTTTGGGACCATAACAGGGACTTAATTTCGCAACGGGCTAATACTATTTTTGAAGATCCAGAAGCTGCAAAATATGCTTGGGGTATTGGTTTTCACTGGTATGAAACATGGACAGGTGGCGATCCTAAGTATGAAAATTTAGCAAACATTAAAGAATCCTTTCCTACTAAAAACCTACTATTTACCGAAGGCTGCCAAGAAGCTTTTAGTGCAGAACATTATTTTAGATGGTCTAATGCCGAACGCTATGGCAATTCCATGATTAACGATTTCAACAACGGTACGGTAGGCTGGACAGATTGGAATATTTTACTTGACGAAACTGGCGGACCAAATCATGTTCAGAATTTATGTTTCGCTCCTATTCATGCCGATACTAGAACCAACGAATTAATTTACACACCGTCTTATTATTACATAGGACATTTTTCAAAATTTATTAAACCAAATGCCCTTAGAATAAGCACAACTACAAGCAGAAGCACCATTGAAAGCACAACGTTTAAAAATGAGAATGATGAATTTGTAACCGTCGTTATGAATAAAACAAATGAGGCGATTGCCTATAAATTTATTGTTGAAAACCAAGAAGTATCACTAAACATCCCTGCCCATGCCATTCAATCCATAGTCTATTAA
- a CDS encoding T9SS type A sorting domain-containing protein: MKNNYMLSTIALTLLLSFPLFAQVDVIFRVDLGSEIISPNGIHIVGSLNGWDPSITTLTQEGSTTIYSTVIPLTEGWYAYKFVNGNTWGAEESPSAPCATSKGNRMIYVNDSGTDLVLETVPFGGCNADGTGFDLTFNVDTSSLSTIDAAGIHVVGNMNGWTTDDLMLTNTSGDIYSKTVRLASPADYPVTPQYKYLNGNSWGTEETPASGCATVSGSDRVITLVNSGNNTYDVFNGCTYTLNINQQDFKTINAAYIKGLGLKVNTPKSSTSDELNVSIYTISGRKVLSKNIVYNTENIIPLNGISKGLYLAYFTDASNKNMIKKFIVH; this comes from the coding sequence ATGAAAAACAACTACATGCTTAGTACTATTGCATTAACACTATTACTATCATTTCCATTATTTGCTCAAGTAGACGTTATATTTCGCGTAGACTTAGGCTCTGAAATTATTAGCCCCAATGGCATCCACATTGTAGGTTCATTGAACGGATGGGATCCAAGCATAACCACGTTGACACAGGAAGGAAGTACAACCATTTATTCTACGGTAATACCGCTAACTGAAGGCTGGTATGCGTATAAATTTGTAAATGGAAACACCTGGGGTGCCGAAGAGTCACCTTCAGCACCATGCGCTACAAGCAAAGGGAACAGGATGATTTATGTTAACGATTCTGGAACCGATTTAGTTTTAGAAACCGTCCCTTTTGGAGGTTGTAATGCCGACGGTACGGGGTTCGATTTAACATTTAATGTCGATACGTCTTCCTTATCTACTATAGATGCAGCTGGCATACATGTTGTTGGTAATATGAATGGCTGGACCACCGATGATTTGATGCTTACAAATACCTCTGGAGATATTTACAGTAAAACCGTTAGACTTGCTTCGCCAGCAGATTACCCCGTTACTCCTCAATACAAATACCTTAATGGAAATTCATGGGGCACAGAAGAAACACCAGCCTCAGGTTGCGCTACGGTTTCTGGGAGCGACAGAGTAATAACTCTAGTGAATTCTGGAAATAATACTTATGATGTTTTTAATGGTTGCACCTACACATTAAACATAAACCAACAAGACTTTAAAACTATTAACGCAGCTTACATTAAAGGATTAGGTCTTAAAGTTAATACGCCAAAATCATCAACTAGCGATGAATTAAATGTGTCCATTTATACCATTTCTGGACGCAAAGTATTATCTAAAAATATAGTTTATAACACCGAAAACATTATACCTCTAAACGGTATTAGCAAAGGCCTGTATTTAGCTTATTTTACTGATGCATCCAATAAGAATATGATCAAAAAATTTATAGTACATTAA
- a CDS encoding lysophospholipid acyltransferase family protein, which translates to MKILKYIFGTLYRVWFYILVCLPILILFPFLIISILKESWYSFFFRLARIWAKFILMGMGFVPIIKREEALDKSKSYMFIANHTSMADIMLMLVTVKNPFVFVGKAELAKIPLFGFFYKRTCILVDRSSAKSRHAVFLRAQKRLKSGLSICIFPEGGVPEEHIELDTFKDGAFRLAINHQIPVVPLTFADNKKRFSFTFFSGSPGRMRVKVHKLIPTRGLTIDDTKDLNAKAREVILKQLEVFCGS; encoded by the coding sequence ATGAAAATTCTGAAATACATATTTGGGACCCTTTACCGTGTTTGGTTCTACATTTTAGTATGCTTACCAATACTAATATTGTTTCCGTTTTTAATAATATCTATTTTAAAGGAATCTTGGTATTCATTCTTTTTTAGGTTAGCACGCATTTGGGCTAAATTTATTTTAATGGGCATGGGGTTTGTTCCCATTATAAAACGCGAAGAAGCTTTAGACAAAAGCAAAAGCTATATGTTTATTGCTAACCATACGTCTATGGCCGATATCATGCTCATGCTGGTTACGGTTAAAAACCCGTTTGTTTTTGTTGGGAAAGCCGAGTTGGCTAAAATTCCACTATTTGGATTTTTCTACAAACGTACTTGTATTTTGGTAGATCGCAGTTCGGCTAAAAGTAGGCATGCTGTTTTTTTAAGGGCTCAAAAGCGCTTAAAATCAGGATTAAGTATTTGTATTTTTCCAGAAGGTGGTGTACCCGAAGAACATATTGAATTAGATACCTTTAAAGATGGGGCTTTTCGACTGGCGATTAATCATCAAATTCCAGTGGTGCCTTTAACATTTGCCGATAATAAGAAACGATTTTCTTTTACTTTTTTTAGCGGAAGTCCTGGTCGTATGCGAGTGAAGGTACATAAACTTATTCCAACCAGGGGTTTAACTATTGATGATACTAAAGACTTAAATGCTAAGGCTCGTGAGGTTATTTTGAAGCAGTTGGAGGTTTTTTGTGGTTCCTAG
- a CDS encoding IS982 family transposase has translation MNNLSANYERILEVLRKISKEQLLSYQRRQPKLSDLELISLSLTAEFMGIDSENDLFRKLPDSLLSKIERSVYNRRRRKLVNKLNSIRLSLASHFNEFEDYFVVDSMPLEVCKLSRSSRSKICKENTYAFPDKGYCAAQSSNYYGYKLHAVCSVNGVFQSIDLSPASVHDINYLKDIKMQISDCTLIGDKGYLSTEIQLNLFETCNITLNTPMRSNQKNYKVQPYVFRKKRKRIETLFSQLCDQFMIRRNYAKTFEGFKTRIVAKITALTTIQYINKFIFGRNINNIKISII, from the coding sequence ATGAACAACTTGAGTGCAAATTACGAAAGAATATTGGAAGTATTAAGAAAAATATCGAAAGAACAACTTTTAAGTTATCAAAGACGACAACCAAAGCTTAGTGATTTAGAACTTATCAGTTTGAGTCTTACTGCCGAATTTATGGGAATAGATAGTGAAAATGACCTTTTTAGAAAACTTCCAGATTCCCTATTATCAAAAATAGAGAGAAGTGTCTACAATAGAAGAAGACGAAAACTAGTTAATAAGCTCAACAGTATCAGGTTAAGCTTAGCTTCCCATTTTAATGAATTTGAAGATTATTTTGTAGTAGATAGTATGCCTTTAGAAGTTTGTAAATTATCACGCAGTTCTCGTTCAAAGATTTGTAAAGAAAACACTTATGCATTTCCAGATAAAGGTTATTGTGCAGCTCAAAGTTCTAATTATTACGGTTATAAACTGCACGCTGTTTGTTCTGTAAATGGTGTCTTTCAAAGTATCGATTTGAGTCCAGCATCTGTACACGATATTAATTATCTTAAAGATATTAAGATGCAAATAAGCGATTGTACATTAATTGGTGATAAAGGCTATTTATCAACAGAAATACAGCTTAACTTGTTTGAAACCTGTAATATAACGCTAAATACACCTATGAGAAGCAATCAAAAAAATTACAAAGTACAGCCTTATGTATTTAGAAAAAAGAGGAAAAGGATAGAAACATTATTTTCACAACTTTGTGACCAATTTATGATAAGACGCAATTATGCTAAAACTTTTGAAGGTTTTAAAACAAGAATCGTAGCTAAGATAACTGCTTTAACAACTATTCAGTATATCAATAAGTTTATTTTTGGGAGAAACATTAATAATATTAAAATTAGCATTATTTAA
- a CDS encoding GlsB/YeaQ/YmgE family stress response membrane protein, producing the protein MGLLYALLIGALAGWLAGNLMKGGGFGLLLNIVIGIIGGLVGNWLFATLGISFIEGFIGDILTGAIGACVILFIASLFKK; encoded by the coding sequence ATGGGATTACTTTATGCTTTACTAATTGGAGCACTAGCCGGCTGGTTAGCTGGAAATTTAATGAAAGGTGGCGGATTTGGACTCCTGCTAAACATCGTTATTGGTATTATTGGCGGATTGGTAGGAAACTGGTTATTTGCCACACTTGGCATTTCATTTATTGAAGGCTTTATTGGTGATATTTTAACGGGTGCTATAGGAGCTTGCGTCATATTATTTATTGCCAGTTTGTTTAAAAAGTAA
- the trpS gene encoding tryptophan--tRNA ligase yields the protein MARILTGIQSTGTPHLGNILGALIPAIEMANDPKNESFLFIANLHTLTQIKDAETLKSNTYSVAATWLAFGLDIEKTVFYRQSDVPQTTELSWYLSCFFPYQRLTLAHSFKDKADRLEDVNSGLFTYPMLMAADILLYDANIIPVGKDQLQHIEMTRDVASRFHAKMGEAFVLPEGKIQENTMLIPGIDGEKMSKSRNNTINIFLTDKKLRKQIMSIQTDSTALEDPKDWKTCNCFAIYSLLADDAQIETMKANYENGNYGYGHAKQALFELVVEKFATQRERYNYYMNNLDEIDAALAIGAKKARLVADEVLARVRAKVGY from the coding sequence ATGGCACGTATACTCACAGGCATTCAAAGTACAGGAACACCACATTTAGGAAACATTTTAGGCGCACTAATTCCAGCCATTGAAATGGCAAACGACCCTAAAAATGAGTCCTTTTTATTTATAGCAAATTTGCACACCTTAACTCAAATTAAAGATGCAGAGACCTTAAAATCAAACACCTACTCCGTTGCCGCTACTTGGCTTGCTTTTGGCCTAGATATAGAAAAAACCGTGTTTTATAGACAAAGTGATGTGCCACAAACCACAGAATTGTCTTGGTATTTAAGCTGTTTCTTCCCTTACCAACGTTTAACATTAGCACATAGTTTTAAAGATAAAGCCGATAGATTAGAAGACGTAAATTCGGGACTTTTCACCTATCCCATGTTAATGGCTGCCGATATTTTATTATACGACGCTAATATTATACCTGTTGGAAAGGATCAATTGCAACACATTGAAATGACGCGCGATGTCGCTTCCCGATTCCATGCTAAAATGGGAGAAGCTTTTGTATTACCTGAAGGAAAAATACAAGAAAACACCATGCTTATTCCTGGAATAGATGGTGAAAAGATGAGTAAAAGTAGAAACAACACCATAAACATTTTTCTAACAGATAAGAAATTACGTAAGCAAATTATGTCTATTCAAACGGATAGCACAGCGCTTGAAGACCCAAAGGATTGGAAAACTTGTAACTGTTTCGCTATTTATAGTTTATTAGCTGATGATGCACAGATTGAGACCATGAAAGCCAATTATGAAAATGGCAACTATGGTTATGGTCATGCCAAACAAGCCTTGTTTGAATTAGTTGTTGAAAAATTCGCCACCCAACGCGAGCGTTATAACTACTACATGAATAACTTGGACGAAATTGATGCGGCCTTAGCCATTGGTGCTAAAAAAGCCCGATTGGTTGCCGATGAAGTGTTAGCCCGTGTTCGCGCTAAAGTTGGTTACTAA
- the dprA gene encoding DNA-processing protein DprA yields MTENDLLYTLALQHVPNIGDITAKKLIAHCGSAQAVFREKQQNLLKIDGVGQVILNSLFKPHHLNEAEKEIEFIYANEIKVSFFEDDDYPDKLKHCVDGPILLFESGQINLKKQHIISIVGTRKITTSGVAFCEELVERLAPYNPIIVSGFAYGTDITAHKAAIKNDLQTVACLAHGLNQVYPKVHKKYMVDMEKNGGFITDFWSNSIFDRNNFLKRNRVIAGLSEATIVIESAEKGGSLVTADIANSYNRDVFAVPGRITDSQSIGCNNLIKQQRAHMLTTPLDVPYILNWELENFKKPAIQKQLFVELDPSEKSIYSYLKDNQKQLLDVIALECRLPIFKVAGILLNMELKGVVRPLPGKLFEVI; encoded by the coding sequence ATGACAGAAAATGATTTGCTTTACACGCTTGCGCTTCAGCATGTACCCAATATTGGTGATATTACAGCTAAAAAACTCATAGCACATTGCGGTTCTGCACAAGCGGTTTTTAGAGAAAAACAACAGAACTTACTTAAAATTGATGGTGTTGGCCAAGTGATTTTGAACAGCTTGTTTAAACCACATCATTTAAATGAAGCTGAAAAGGAAATCGAATTTATTTATGCCAATGAAATTAAAGTATCCTTTTTTGAGGATGACGATTATCCAGATAAATTGAAACACTGTGTTGATGGCCCTATCTTACTGTTTGAATCGGGACAAATCAATTTGAAAAAACAACACATCATAAGCATTGTAGGCACTCGGAAAATAACAACCAGTGGTGTTGCTTTTTGTGAAGAACTGGTAGAACGTTTGGCGCCTTACAATCCTATTATTGTTTCGGGGTTTGCTTATGGTACCGATATTACCGCACATAAAGCGGCTATAAAAAATGATTTGCAAACGGTAGCCTGTTTGGCGCATGGATTAAATCAGGTTTATCCTAAAGTGCATAAAAAGTATATGGTTGATATGGAGAAAAACGGCGGTTTTATTACCGATTTTTGGAGTAATTCAATCTTTGATCGTAACAACTTTTTAAAGCGAAATCGGGTTATTGCTGGTTTAAGTGAAGCGACTATTGTTATTGAATCTGCCGAAAAGGGCGGAAGCCTTGTTACGGCTGATATTGCTAATTCTTATAACCGCGATGTTTTTGCCGTTCCGGGAAGAATTACCGACAGCCAAAGTATAGGCTGTAATAATTTGATAAAGCAACAAAGAGCACACATGCTTACTACGCCATTAGATGTGCCCTATATTTTAAATTGGGAGTTAGAAAATTTTAAAAAACCAGCCATTCAAAAACAACTTTTTGTGGAATTGGACCCTTCCGAAAAATCAATTTATAGTTACCTAAAAGACAATCAAAAACAGCTGTTAGATGTTATTGCTTTAGAATGCCGATTGCCTATTTTTAAGGTAGCGGGTATTCTTTTAAATATGGAGCTTAAGGGGGTTGTTAGGCCTTTACCAGGGAAGTTGTTTGAGGTGATATAA
- a CDS encoding SPOR domain-containing protein has translation MQLEIYISDLLYRYECVTIPGFGAFLTQNVSATVDVASNTFHAPKKVLSFNEQIQKNDGLLANYIAEVEKIPFEIANKKIEKRVRLIKSYLTQGETLTFKNIGDIVFNKEGKILFEPTYQLNYLPDAFGLSQFSTPEIAREVYKKEVEKIEKVIPIAITPEKREAKSYLKYAAVALIALTLGGFGASKYYVDQVETHNQLAQEEATKQLDSKIQQATFNLNPLPAVTLNVTKQTGNYHIIAGAFRIEENCDKKVKELKNEGFSARKIGVNRYGLHQVVYASYEDRLEALKALRNIKNTHNSDAWLLTKQLD, from the coding sequence ATGCAATTAGAAATATACATAAGCGATTTACTCTATAGATATGAGTGCGTTACCATTCCTGGTTTTGGTGCTTTTTTAACACAAAATGTTTCGGCAACTGTTGATGTGGCGTCGAACACTTTTCATGCACCTAAAAAAGTGTTGTCTTTTAATGAGCAAATTCAGAAAAATGATGGCTTACTTGCCAATTATATTGCTGAGGTTGAAAAAATCCCGTTCGAGATTGCCAACAAAAAAATCGAGAAACGTGTTCGACTTATAAAATCATATTTAACACAAGGTGAAACTTTAACTTTTAAAAACATTGGTGATATTGTTTTTAATAAAGAAGGTAAAATTTTATTTGAACCTACGTATCAATTAAATTACTTACCTGATGCCTTTGGGTTATCTCAATTTTCAACTCCTGAAATTGCACGTGAAGTGTACAAAAAAGAGGTTGAAAAAATCGAAAAAGTGATTCCTATTGCCATCACTCCTGAAAAACGAGAGGCAAAATCATATTTAAAATACGCTGCAGTAGCTTTAATTGCTTTGACTTTAGGTGGTTTTGGGGCTTCAAAATATTATGTAGACCAAGTGGAGACGCATAATCAATTGGCCCAAGAAGAGGCCACAAAACAATTGGATAGCAAAATTCAACAAGCTACTTTTAATTTAAATCCGCTGCCTGCTGTTACCTTAAATGTAACTAAACAAACAGGGAATTATCATATTATCGCTGGTGCTTTTCGTATAGAAGAAAACTGTGATAAAAAAGTAAAAGAGCTTAAAAATGAAGGCTTCAGTGCAAGAAAAATTGGCGTAAATCGTTACGGTTTACATCAAGTGGTTTATGCCAGTTACGAAGACCGTTTAGAAGCTTTAAAAGCGCTGCGTAACATTAAAAACACGCATAACTCTGATGCTTGGCTATTAACCAAGCAATTAGATTAG